Proteins from a single region of Chloroherpeton thalassium ATCC 35110:
- a CDS encoding class D beta-lactamase has product MLATAAFGQVFPVPDSLVQHALDGRKGTLILMDCESGQINDFNPAASAEKLAPCSTFKIWNTLIGLQLGLISSPNEPFYKWDGEKRFIADWNKDLTLKEAFQVSCVPAFQALARKIGEKHMQTWLNKIHYGDGDISAGIDVFWLPRQGSKTILISPLEQVRLIHALLTNQLPFSEKAQSALKKIMLIRKTERGAFYGKTGSGFNQARGAFNLGWFVGYVEVERKTYAFTCMIQGENASGKVAREIVEDILKSKKLL; this is encoded by the coding sequence ATGCTCGCAACGGCTGCGTTCGGACAAGTTTTTCCTGTTCCAGACAGTCTTGTTCAACATGCGCTGGATGGCCGAAAAGGCACGCTCATTTTGATGGACTGCGAGTCAGGGCAAATCAACGATTTCAACCCTGCCGCATCAGCGGAAAAGCTTGCGCCCTGTTCAACTTTCAAGATTTGGAATACGCTTATCGGACTTCAGCTTGGGTTGATTTCCTCACCGAACGAGCCTTTTTACAAATGGGACGGGGAAAAACGCTTCATTGCAGATTGGAACAAAGATTTGACGCTAAAAGAGGCATTTCAGGTTTCTTGCGTGCCGGCATTTCAAGCGCTGGCTCGGAAAATCGGCGAGAAGCACATGCAAACTTGGCTCAACAAAATACATTACGGTGATGGCGACATTTCCGCCGGCATCGACGTGTTTTGGCTTCCGAGACAAGGCAGCAAAACCATTTTAATTTCACCGCTCGAGCAAGTTCGACTAATTCATGCGCTTCTCACCAATCAGCTTCCCTTTTCTGAAAAAGCACAATCCGCGCTTAAAAAGATCATGCTGATTCGCAAGACGGAACGCGGCGCATTTTATGGAAAAACAGGTTCAGGCTTCAATCAAGCAAGAGGCGCATTCAATTTGGGTTGGTTTGTCGGGTATGTTGAAGTTGAGAGAAAAACTTACGCATTTACTTGCATGATTCAAGGCGAGAATGCGTCGGGAAAAGTCGCTCGCGAAATCGTGGAAGACATCTTGAAAAGCAAAAAACTTCTTTAG
- a CDS encoding methyltransferase domain-containing protein, which produces MIHKDHFEAQVHPDWWRHIFTSLYLKTDGDVVNDPGITGKEVSLILDTLKVQPDAHVLDLCCGQGRHSLEIARRGFKNIDGLDRSHYLIQRAKSQGKKEALPVRFKEGDARKLPYPSDSFDVVTILGNSFGYFESVQDDMRVLKEVARVLKPWGKLLIDVTDGDYLREHFEPRSWEWMDEKHFVCRERSLSLDGQRLISRELINHTQKGLIADHFYAERLYSKESLTNLLKHAGFSDTMFHAEVSPESQRNQDLGMMQRRFILTTTIKKQWAAQKKKKEQTKEVVVIMGDPSKPDALKPLCIFDDDDFYTIDQLKNALRQIDRYKITYLNNHNTLIHDLARIKPKVDFVFNLCDEGFNNDPRKELHIPSLLEIMGFRYTGSGPQCLAYCYDKSLVRGIAKEMGIAVPEAFFIRPEETSFELPFNFPVIAKPNFGDSSFGITTRSVSYTIEELVNAISEIRSKIGYEKPILVEEFLTGKDLSLGIIGNAPESYMVLPIIEEDYSGLPESLPKICGYEAKWLPDSPYATVKSIPAQISEETKKLLEEWCVMLFERLECRDYCRFDWRLDANGNPKLLEVNPNPGWCWDGHLAKMSAFSEIDYPKMIETILAEAEKRFSRETEMVVEKPLAPAGVS; this is translated from the coding sequence ATGATTCACAAAGACCACTTTGAGGCGCAGGTTCACCCGGACTGGTGGCGCCATATTTTTACATCTCTCTATTTGAAAACCGATGGCGATGTGGTAAATGATCCAGGCATTACCGGCAAAGAGGTCTCGCTCATTTTGGATACACTCAAAGTGCAACCCGACGCGCACGTCTTAGATCTTTGCTGCGGTCAAGGCCGCCATTCGCTCGAGATCGCGCGGCGCGGCTTCAAAAATATCGATGGGCTGGATCGTTCACATTACTTGATTCAGCGTGCCAAATCGCAGGGCAAAAAAGAGGCGCTTCCCGTCCGATTCAAGGAAGGCGATGCAAGAAAATTGCCGTATCCGTCCGATTCATTTGATGTGGTTACCATTTTGGGCAACAGTTTCGGCTATTTCGAGAGCGTGCAAGACGACATGCGCGTGCTGAAGGAAGTCGCGCGGGTGCTGAAACCTTGGGGAAAATTGCTCATCGATGTCACCGACGGCGATTATTTGCGCGAGCATTTCGAGCCGCGCTCGTGGGAATGGATGGATGAAAAGCATTTTGTTTGCCGCGAGCGTTCGCTTTCGCTCGATGGGCAACGGCTCATTTCGCGCGAACTGATCAATCACACGCAAAAAGGCCTTATCGCCGATCATTTTTATGCCGAACGGCTTTATTCCAAAGAAAGCCTCACGAACCTCTTGAAGCACGCCGGCTTTTCCGATACGATGTTTCATGCGGAGGTCTCGCCGGAATCGCAGCGCAATCAGGATTTGGGCATGATGCAGCGCCGCTTCATTTTGACCACAACCATTAAAAAACAGTGGGCTGCTCAAAAAAAGAAGAAAGAACAGACGAAAGAAGTGGTGGTGATCATGGGCGACCCCTCGAAGCCCGACGCGCTCAAGCCGCTTTGTATTTTTGACGACGACGATTTTTACACCATCGACCAGCTAAAAAACGCCTTGCGGCAGATTGATCGCTATAAGATCACCTATTTGAACAATCACAACACGCTCATCCACGATTTGGCCAGAATAAAGCCAAAAGTGGATTTTGTGTTTAACCTTTGCGACGAGGGTTTCAACAACGACCCGCGCAAGGAGTTGCACATTCCGTCGCTGCTTGAAATCATGGGCTTTCGCTACACGGGTTCCGGGCCGCAGTGCTTGGCGTATTGCTACGACAAGTCGCTTGTGCGCGGCATTGCCAAAGAGATGGGCATCGCCGTGCCGGAAGCCTTTTTTATTAGGCCGGAGGAAACTTCGTTTGAACTGCCGTTCAACTTTCCCGTGATTGCCAAGCCGAACTTCGGCGATTCCAGCTTTGGCATCACCACGCGCAGCGTTTCTTACACGATCGAGGAACTCGTGAATGCCATTTCGGAAATTCGCAGCAAAATCGGTTATGAAAAGCCGATTTTGGTTGAGGAATTTCTCACTGGAAAGGATTTGAGCTTGGGCATTATCGGCAACGCGCCGGAATCTTACATGGTGCTGCCGATTATTGAGGAGGATTATTCCGGCCTGCCGGAGTCGCTGCCGAAAATTTGCGGCTACGAGGCCAAATGGCTGCCCGACTCGCCTTACGCGACCGTGAAATCTATTCCGGCGCAAATTTCGGAGGAAACCAAGAAGCTGCTGGAAGAATGGTGCGTGATGCTCTTCGAGCGCTTAGAATGCCGCGATTATTGCCGATTTGATTGGCGACTCGACGCAAACGGCAATCCGAAATTGCTTGAGGTGAATCCGAACCCGGGCTGGTGCTGGGATGGACATTTGGCGAAAATGTCGGCGTTCTCGGAAATAGATTATCCGAAAATGATAGAAACCATTTTAGCTGAAGCCGAAAAACGCTTTTCGCGCGAAACAGAAATGGTGGTGGAAAAACCGCTTGCGCCAGCAGGGGTTTCATAA
- a CDS encoding DMT family protein — translation MNPVVYTVLLLICSNIFMTFAWYAHLKELSGQLWFVAAFVSWGVALFEYLLQVPANRIGYTVLSVGELKIIQEVISLSVFVPFSAYYLKEPMKLDYLWAGLCLVGAVYFMFRSKLP, via the coding sequence ATGAACCCTGTTGTTTATACCGTACTTCTTTTAATCTGCAGCAATATTTTCATGACCTTCGCGTGGTATGCGCATCTCAAAGAACTGAGCGGGCAGCTTTGGTTTGTTGCGGCGTTTGTCAGTTGGGGCGTGGCGTTGTTTGAATACTTGTTGCAAGTTCCGGCCAATCGAATTGGTTATACGGTATTGTCGGTTGGTGAATTGAAGATTATTCAGGAGGTGATTTCCTTAAGCGTGTTCGTGCCGTTTTCGGCGTACTACTTGAAAGAACCGATGAAATTGGATTATCTGTGGGCAGGGTTGTGTCTGGTTGGGGCGGTGTACTTTATGTTTCGAAGCAAGCTTCCATAA
- a CDS encoding ATP-dependent helicase: MNTRKFVLYDDSDDGGKDSPAHGASLEKYQSELNSAQFEAVTTTDGALLVVAGAGTGKTKTLTYRVGYLIESGVPASDILLLTFTRRAAQEMLARAAAICDSRCSQIQGGTFHAFAHKLLRLHASQIGLAENFTVLDQADAEETLDIVRTALGFNKKEKRFPKKRTLATVISTSRNKQLPIELVVEAQYPHFLSFAEEIEFLAKKYREYKRANALLDFDDLLTELRDLFLNFPELGHQISSSLRYVMVDEYQDTNLVQAELVAHFSAVHKNVMAVGDDAQSIYAFRGANYRNILDFPNQFPECKLIKLEENYRSTPEILSLTNFVINRAKEKFTKTLFSRKPEGELPAIVSAPDERFQTRFIAQRILELREEGVPLREIAVLMRNGRDSYALELELRKRNIPFVKFGGQKVVEAAHIKDFLAYLKLIYNPRDVISWNRVLQLLEGVGPKTAKQVIEWVKDSGSPYEIGGVKMSAKYAASLKNLGDLLGSLSSGKKSLGETAAAVMNYYLPLMHEKYYEDFPKREKDLENFLNIIANYQNLETLLAELALDPIELTAIETEPAKPDEQPMTLSTIHSAKGLEWRTVFLINMLDGVLPSKYAVDDAASLDEELRLLYVAMTRAKSLLYVCYPIVCTQRGFEDYMSNPSRFLQKLPDALYERILLVQEKRKSPPQLSGKAKPQLQKKASGGKNENFNDDNLPF; this comes from the coding sequence ATGAATACCAGAAAGTTTGTCCTTTACGACGATTCGGATGACGGCGGGAAGGACTCGCCCGCGCACGGCGCTTCTCTTGAAAAATATCAATCGGAATTAAATTCCGCGCAGTTCGAGGCCGTGACGACCACCGACGGCGCGTTGCTGGTCGTGGCCGGAGCGGGGACGGGGAAAACGAAAACTTTGACTTATCGCGTCGGTTATTTGATTGAATCCGGTGTGCCGGCGTCGGATATTTTGCTGCTTACTTTCACGCGCCGCGCTGCTCAGGAAATGCTTGCTCGCGCCGCCGCGATTTGCGATTCGCGTTGCAGCCAAATTCAAGGCGGCACATTCCACGCTTTCGCGCATAAATTGCTTCGCTTGCACGCCTCGCAAATCGGCCTTGCCGAAAATTTTACCGTGCTTGACCAAGCCGACGCCGAAGAAACGCTGGACATCGTTCGCACCGCGCTCGGGTTTAACAAAAAAGAAAAACGCTTTCCGAAAAAACGCACACTTGCGACCGTTATCAGCACTTCAAGAAATAAGCAACTCCCGATTGAATTGGTCGTGGAGGCGCAATACCCGCATTTTCTTTCGTTCGCCGAAGAGATTGAATTTCTTGCGAAAAAATATCGCGAATACAAACGCGCCAACGCCTTGCTCGATTTTGACGATTTGCTTACCGAGCTTCGCGACCTTTTCCTGAATTTTCCCGAATTGGGACATCAAATTTCCTCGTCCTTGCGCTATGTCATGGTGGATGAATATCAGGATACGAACTTGGTGCAGGCCGAACTCGTCGCGCATTTTTCCGCCGTGCATAAAAATGTGATGGCCGTCGGCGACGACGCGCAATCGATTTATGCGTTTCGCGGCGCGAATTATCGCAATATTTTGGACTTTCCGAATCAATTTCCCGAATGCAAATTGATTAAGCTCGAGGAAAATTATCGCAGCACGCCCGAGATTTTGAGCCTTACAAATTTTGTCATCAATCGCGCAAAGGAAAAATTTACCAAAACGCTGTTTTCGCGCAAGCCCGAAGGTGAACTGCCTGCCATTGTGTCCGCGCCGGACGAGCGATTCCAGACGCGCTTCATTGCGCAGCGGATTTTGGAACTTCGCGAAGAGGGCGTGCCGCTTCGTGAAATCGCGGTTCTCATGCGCAACGGTCGCGACTCTTACGCGCTCGAGCTTGAACTTCGCAAGCGAAATATTCCATTCGTCAAATTCGGCGGCCAAAAGGTGGTGGAAGCCGCGCACATCAAGGATTTTCTGGCTTATCTAAAACTCATTTACAACCCGCGCGATGTCATCAGTTGGAATCGCGTGTTGCAGCTTTTGGAGGGCGTCGGCCCGAAAACCGCCAAGCAGGTGATTGAATGGGTGAAGGACTCGGGTTCGCCGTATGAAATCGGCGGGGTGAAAATGTCGGCGAAATATGCGGCGTCGCTGAAAAATTTGGGCGATTTGCTCGGCTCGCTCTCGTCCGGCAAAAAATCGCTCGGCGAAACCGCCGCCGCCGTGATGAATTATTATCTGCCGCTCATGCACGAAAAATATTACGAGGATTTTCCCAAGCGCGAAAAGGATTTGGAGAATTTCCTAAACATCATCGCCAACTATCAAAATCTTGAAACGCTGCTGGCCGAACTGGCGCTCGACCCGATCGAACTCACCGCCATCGAAACCGAACCGGCCAAGCCCGACGAGCAGCCGATGACGCTTTCCACCATTCATTCGGCGAAAGGTTTGGAGTGGCGAACGGTTTTTCTCATCAACATGCTGGACGGCGTGTTGCCCTCAAAATACGCGGTGGACGACGCGGCGTCGCTGGACGAAGAACTTCGCCTGCTCTATGTCGCCATGACGCGGGCGAAAAGTTTGCTTTATGTTTGCTATCCGATTGTTTGCACGCAGCGCGGCTTTGAAGATTACATGTCGAACCCGTCGCGCTTTTTGCAAAAATTGCCGGACGCGCTTTACGAGCGAATTTTGCTGGTTCAAGAAAAGCGCAAAAGCCCGCCGCAGCTTTCCGGAAAAGCAAAACCGCAGCTTCAGAAAAAAGCATCGGGCGGGAAAAATGAAAATTTTAATGACGATAATTTGCCGTTTTAA
- the pyrE gene encoding orotate phosphoribosyltransferase, with product MAISSEELLAIFKSTEALLDGHFLLTSGKHSPNYFQCAKVLQYPEHLQRLCGELANFFRDKKVDAVISPALGGVVVGTEVGRQLGVRTLFAERKDGEMTLRRGFEIRPGERFLVVEDVITTGGSIKEVIALLTEAGAEVAGAGSIVDRSNGKAKIADVQFSLLQMEVVMYEPDDCPLCKQGLPLVKPGSRTGTSPKAS from the coding sequence ATGGCCATATCATCAGAAGAGCTTTTAGCAATATTCAAATCGACGGAAGCCCTGCTTGATGGGCATTTTTTACTGACTTCGGGCAAGCATAGCCCGAACTATTTTCAATGCGCCAAAGTGCTGCAATATCCCGAGCATTTGCAACGGCTTTGCGGCGAATTAGCGAATTTTTTTAGAGATAAAAAAGTGGATGCGGTGATTTCGCCCGCGCTTGGTGGCGTCGTTGTCGGTACGGAAGTCGGGCGTCAGCTTGGCGTGCGCACACTTTTTGCCGAACGAAAAGATGGCGAAATGACCTTGCGTCGTGGATTTGAAATTCGCCCGGGCGAACGGTTTTTGGTTGTGGAAGATGTGATTACCACAGGCGGTTCAATCAAAGAGGTGATCGCCCTTTTAACAGAAGCCGGCGCTGAAGTGGCCGGTGCGGGAAGCATTGTGGATAGAAGCAATGGAAAAGCGAAAATTGCCGATGTGCAATTTTCCTTGCTGCAAATGGAAGTCGTGATGTATGAGCCGGACGATTGTCCGCTTTGCAAACAGGGCTTGCCGCTTGTCAAACCAGGCAGCCGCACGGGAACGTCGCCAAAGGCTTCTTAA
- a CDS encoding prephenate dehydrogenase, with the protein MTKEQIKSISIIGLGLIGTSLARAWQAAFEAEGRKLFISGYDNNFANKDKKEILNYGLNRFESDFQYLCAVDLVVLAAPVQENIKTLRKIKRFLKPKTLVVDASSTKQAIMDVAKELDVRFVGMHPIAGSELRGYQNSNPDLFRGKPVAICADEKLLKQAKVKDFQALMELIGAEPFVVDAASHDKIFAKISHLPQLLSTAIVNYCAEDLDKAGTGLQDMARLSGSAWLVWQDIFATNQTEIADVLAAFSQKLQSLSNDIRAGNYEAIEQEFQSGNENYQKLQKRTQQ; encoded by the coding sequence ATGACAAAGGAACAGATAAAAAGTATTTCCATTATTGGGTTGGGATTGATTGGCACTTCGCTCGCGCGGGCCTGGCAAGCTGCGTTTGAGGCCGAAGGGCGCAAGCTGTTTATTTCGGGATACGACAACAACTTTGCCAACAAGGACAAAAAGGAAATTTTAAATTACGGGCTAAATCGTTTCGAGTCCGATTTTCAATACCTTTGCGCAGTGGATTTGGTGGTGCTTGCTGCGCCGGTTCAGGAAAACATCAAAACGCTGCGAAAAATCAAACGCTTTTTGAAGCCAAAAACACTCGTGGTGGATGCCTCAAGCACCAAGCAGGCGATTATGGATGTCGCCAAAGAACTTGATGTTCGCTTTGTGGGAATGCACCCAATTGCGGGAAGCGAGTTGCGTGGTTATCAAAACAGCAATCCTGATTTATTTCGCGGCAAGCCGGTTGCAATTTGCGCCGATGAGAAACTGCTCAAGCAAGCAAAAGTAAAGGATTTTCAAGCGCTGATGGAACTCATTGGCGCCGAGCCATTTGTGGTGGATGCGGCCTCGCACGACAAGATTTTTGCCAAAATCAGCCATTTGCCGCAGCTGCTTTCCACGGCGATCGTCAATTATTGTGCCGAAGATTTGGACAAGGCGGGCACAGGCCTTCAGGACATGGCGCGTTTATCGGGTAGCGCATGGCTCGTTTGGCAAGACATTTTCGCGACCAACCAAACAGAAATTGCCGATGTTTTGGCGGCGTTTTCCCAAAAGCTTCAATCCCTTTCCAATGACATTCGCGCCGGGAATTATGAAGCTATTGAGCAGGAATTTCAATCTGGAAATGAGAATTACCAAAAGCTACAAAAGCGCACACAGCAATGA